GGGGGACGCCGGCAGGCTCTCAAGGAGTGTTGGAGCTGCAGCAGCCGGCGGGGTATGCCTCCCAGCAGGCTCACGCCTGTATCTGGCGCTATGTGGCCCAGGGCAGTGGACAGAGCGAAGTCGTCTTTTCGGCTCGCCCGCTCTGTCAACCGCATCAACTCTGCCCGCAATATGTTCTGCGTCTCTCCTTCACCATTGCGGTCCAGTAAGCCCGTAGCAGCAATGCGATACTGCTGCTGGTGCCAGCGGAGCTGGACGCAGCGCTTTAGCAGCCTGGCTGCTTTATGAGAGGGCGTGGCTGGCTGGCTTAGTGGAGCAAGCTGGCCCGGCCAGTGCTGCGCTCATCGCTTCGGAGAGAGGAGCTGGGACAGGAAAGGAGCCTCAGCGATCTTCTGCTACCTGTCCGGTTCCCGACTTGCCAGGGGCCGCAGGTGGTGGCTGATCCGCCTCAGCATCGGAGTCGGCAGCAATCTGGTGGTCACGCAAAGAAGGCAGCCGGAGCAGGAGCCAGCGCATGCTGAGCCCCTGGACGAGCAGGGTGAAGAGCACAACGGCTCCGGTGGAGGCCAGGATGAGCGGGCGCTGTGGCAGCGTCAACGGCAGTGCCAGGGCCAGAGCGAGCGAAAGCGCACCGCGCAGTCCTCCCCAGAAGATGACCAGTTGCCAGGTGAAAGGCAAGAGGCCCTTGCGTCCGGCAATGGTCAGCCAGGAGCGGGCAGCCAGCAACAGGACCAGGAACAGGCGTGCCAGCAGTACCACGCCGATGGCAAAGGCCGCGCTCAGCAGGCTGACCAGGGCTCCCCCTGGCAGTGGTGGCAAGGCGAGCGGATTCAATTGAGCGCCGATCAGCAAGAAGAGTAGAGCGTTGGCGATGAAGGCCACAACGCTCCAAAAAGTGTCGACCGCGGCGCGGGTGGTGGCAGACATGCCGATGCGTCGGCCATAGTTCCCGAGGAGCAGACCGACCACGATCACCGTAATGATGGCCGAGAGATGGAGGCGATCCGCCAGCAGGTAGAGGCCATAGGCGGCGAGGATCGTCAGGCCGATCTCGCTCAGGGCGTCGTCGATGTGGCGTAGCAGCTGACAGAGCAACCAGCCGCCGAAGAGACCCAGGACGAGGGCGCCTCCCCCTTCTAACAGGAAGAGCAGCAACCCCATCAGGGGCAGGGGCAGGCCCGTGGCAGGCTGGGTGGACTCTGCTGGGAGGGCCAGCAGGACGACGGCCAGAAAAACCTGGTAGAGTGCGCCGGCCACGCCGTCATTGAAAAGGCTTTCGCCCTCGATGATCACCGCCAGGCGCTCATCGAGATGGAGCTGGCGAAAGAGGCTCAGCACGGCCACTGGATCGGTGGGCGACAGAATGGCTGCCAGCAGGAAAGCGACCCTCCAGTCAAGCCCTTCCAGCCAGTGGAGCAGGGCAGCGATCAGACAGAGCGAGAGAATCAGCCCCGGGCCGGCGAGGAAGAAGATGCTGCGCCACTCGTTCTTGAGCAACTGCCAATTCAGCGACCAGGCCCCTTCGAAGAGCAAGGCTGGCAAGAAGACAAAGAGCACCAGCTCAGGGTCAAGTTGCAGCGGAGGAAGGAGATGAAGGGCGCTTAAGAGCAGCCCGACGATCACCAGGCCCAGGGTATAGGGAACGGCGATCCAGCGTGTGACCAGGATGGTCACCAGAGCAATGAGCAAGAAAAGGATAAGGTAGCTCTCCACCAGTGGGATCGGCATGCAATGCGACCTCCTTTCTTCGGATTCCGAGGCGTGTGCAAGTCGTGACTTGAAGCGCCTCTGGCTCGCTCCGCACCAGCCTGCTTCTCGCCCCGAAACGAGAGCATGGCTGACCTCCTTCTTCTCCTGTCATGGGCGATGCCAGACTGAGTTTGATCCGCTTCCCTCGACCGGCGCGAGTGTGGCGTGTGGCATACACGCGGAGACAGAAGCGGGGGGCAGCGCCGGGGAGGCTGATCCTGCGCTGAGCGGAACGAGTAAAAGTGTGCGGTAAAGAAAAGAGGAGTGCCGGGGCCGACCAGACTTCCCGGCACTCCTCAGTCTATGAGCGAGAAAACAACGTATGCTTTCGCTTTCGATGCCTGTCCATTTTAGTATAGGGGAGGATAGCCGATGCTGGCAAGGGGGTGCTGCTGGCTCAGGGGCACACCAGCACCAGTTTGGGCTGAGGACCATAGAATCGGGATCGACCTGCTCTCTCCTGGCGGCCAGCGCATGCAAGCAGATGGGAAGGGGAGGCAACAATTTTCACAAAGATCTCCGATCCGCTTGTCAGTGAGGACCTCCTCTTCTATAATGAGGGCGGCAATTATTGATCTTTAAGGAATTATCCTATGGACGTTGAGGGAGCATACACACTCCAGGCAACTCCTGAAGAAGTATGGAAATGCCTGATGGATCAACAGATTCTCCGCCAGGTCCTGCCGGGGGTAGAGCACCTGGAGGCTCTGGATGAGAATCGCTATGCCATCAGGCTGGCTGTCAGGCATGCCCCGCTGCGAGGTAGTTACGAAGGGCTGGTCACTGTCTCTGATCAAGAGTACCCTCACTGCTATCGCATTACCGTCGAAGGTGAGAGCCGCCACGGTCCAGTGCGGGGAGAGGGTTGGGTGCGTCTACTGCGGCGTGAGCATAATACCGTCGTCTCCTACCAGGGGGTTTTGAACGTTGGGCGGGCTGGTCTCTTGCCCGCACCTGTGTTGCGCGGCACAACCAAAATGCTCATTCAGCAGTTCTTCCTGGGCCTGGCTGACCAGCTGCGCGTGATGCGCCCGCCTGAGATCGAAGAGGCCTCGGAAGTAGCGGCCCAGCCAAACCAGGTGAGCGCTCAGCGTCAGGAACGGGCCTGGCCGCCAGAGGCCATCAGGGCCAGTGAGTCAGGTCTACCAGCTAGGGGCAGAACGCCGCTCCATAGCCTGGTGCGCCGTCTGCGCCTCGGAGGCGGTGATCCGCAGGCAGAAGAGCGCTGGGTGCAGGCGATCCGCCGTACGGCCATGCTGGCGGTCCTGCTCTTGCTTGTCTGGGTAGGAACCAGGCTACCGCGGCGATTGCTGGCCTGAAGACACGTCAGGTTCTCTCTCTGATCCTGGCACCAGTTCAGGCAGGCCGGGTGCAAGAGGCGAGGGAACGAGCGAAAGGCGGCTCTCTTCGCCCGTCTTCGCGCTCCCTGGCCCGGCGGTGCCTTGTCCTTTGGCTCTCTGTCCGCCAGACCAGGCATGATCGGAGCAGAGAGCCTGCCACGAGCGCGCAGCGCACGCCGGACAAGGGCAGGCGTACGCCTTCTCCTTGTTCACCATAGTATTCCGGTGCTTATCTGCTCGCCATCTGCTTCTTTCTTTGCTCTGTCCTGTGCCACCAACGAGAACGCGCCCCTTTTCTCCTCTCTTGTGGCGGTCGTCATCCTTGCTGCCTTGCCACTCCTGGGCTGCCCTCACAGCAGCCTGCCTGGCTGAAAGGCGTCGCTCCTCGCCGCTTCACCGGAGGAGGCTTGTCCGACAGGCGGGCAGGCCCTACTGGTGATGGCTGAGATAGGTGCGCACGCACAGCGTGAAGAGCAGGTAGCCTGCGTAGAAAGCGACCAGATACTGAAAGAGGTCGAAGAGGCCCGCGAAGGGGCTATCCCAGACAATGTAGCCGCTGGCCGTTGCCGCGCGGGCGTAATCGAAGAGCGCGCGCACCAGTGGTGTCGCGACCAGGAGGGCGATCGCCACCCACTGCCAGGAACGGCGATGCCAGAGCAGCCAGATCGCCAGATAGCCAATGCCCCCGTAGATAAAGATGTCAGGGATATAGAAAGGCAGAGGCAAGTGGAGCACCAGGCCGGGAAGCGTATAATGCCACAAATGGAGATAGTAGGCCAGGAGATCGGCCAGCATATTGATTACTGCCATGACAAGGCCGCCGAGGAGCGCCACCAGCGTTGGCACGCGCCCGGGCCGGGTGAAGAGCAGCACGGCCAGATAGACCACCAGGATAAAGGGCACATCCAGCACAAGATAGGCTACCAGATCCATCAAGGGGAAAAACCTCCCAACGCTGAGTCAGTTGTAATATTATGGTAAAAATTTTGCCACTCTGCCAGCCGGCGTTACCTGCGAGCGCCATTGCAGCCGCAGCCGCGGGGCAGCGCTGGCAAGGAAGGGAGCCTTCCCATGCATATCGTACCCCTGCGTATTGCGCTAGCGCAGATCAACGTCACGGTCGGTGACCTGGACGGTAACGCCGAGAAAATCTGGACGGCCATGCGTGAGGCGCATCAGGCTGGTGCGCACATCGTCTGCACACCGGAGCTGGCGCTCACTGGCTATCCTCCCGAGGATCTGCTGCTCAAACCGGGCTTCGTCTCCGCAAACCTGCGTCGCCTGCAGTGGCTCATCGAGCGCAGCAAGGAGCTGCCTGGGTTGACAGCGATCATCGGCTATGTTGATCGTGACGAAGACATCTACAATGCAGCAGCGGTCATCGGCGGTGGGCGCCTCTACGGCACCTACCATAAACACTATCTACCAAACTATAGTGTCTTCGACGAGTACCGCTACTTTCAGGCCGGACGGACAGCGCCCCTCTTTCTGATCAATGGCGTCCATGTTGGCATTACGATCTGCGAGGATATCTGGTATCCGGCTGGCCCGTTGACCCTGCAGGCCCATGCTGGAGCCGAGGTGATTATCAATATCAATGGCTCGCCCTATCATGCCGGCAAGCGCCATTTCCGTGAGCAGATGCTGGCGACGCGAGCCGCCGATAACGGCCTGATCGTGGCCTATCTGAATCTCGTCGGCGGCCAGGACGAGCTGGTTTTTGACGGCGGCAGTATGGTCTTCAACGAGCAGGGGCGGCTGATCGCGCGGGCCAAACAGTTTGAAGAGGATCTCCTGGTGGTTGATCTTGACGTTGCCTCCGTCTTCCGCTCACGGCTGCACGATCCTCGCCGGCGCCAGGAGCGACTGGAGCTGCACCCTGAAGAAGTCCCCATGATTGTCGTCTCCGCCGAGAGCATGCCCCCGCCGACCCTGGACGGGCGCCCGCTGCTTGGTACCAGCCAGCGTATCGAACCAGCGCTAGAGCGGCTGGCAGAAATCTATGCGGCCCTCGTCTTGGGCACGCGCGACTATGTGCGCAAGACCGGTTTCAGCAAAGCCATCGTGGGACTCTCGGGCGGCATCGACTCCTCTCTGACGGCGGTCATTGCCGCCGATGCCCTGGGGGCCGAGAACGTCCTCGGTGTTTCCATGCCATCTGCTTACTCCTCCGAAGGGAGCAAGACTGATGCCCGGCAACTGGCCGAGAATCTGGGCATCCAGCTCATCACCGTCCCCATTGAAGAGATCTTCCGCACCTCGCTGCGCGTCATGGCGCCGGCCCTGGGCGAAGGCGATCACGGCCTGGCCGCCGAAAATCTGCAGGCGCGCATCCGGGGAAACATTCTGATGACCATCTCTAACAAGCTAGGGCCGATTGTGCTAACCACAGGCAACAAGTCCGAGATGGCCACCGGCTACAGCACGCTCTATGGAGACATGGCTGGCGGCTTTGCCGTTCTCAAAGACGTACCCAAGACCCTGGTCTACGAGCTGAGTCGCTACCGCAACTCATTGGGCGAGCGTCCGGTCATTCCGCAGGCAGTCCTGGAAAAAGCTCCCTCAGCCGAGCTGCGTCCGGGCCAGAGAGATAGCGATAGTCTGCCGCCCTACGAGCTTCTCGACCCTATTCTCCAGGCCTATGCCGAGGAAGATCGCAGCTTTGAAGAGATGGTAGCGATGGGCTTCGATCCGGGCCTGGTTGAGCGCGTCATGCAGCTGGTCGATCGGAGTGAATACAAGCGCCGCCAGGCTCCGCCGGGAGTGAAGATAACGCCACGCGCATTTGGGCGTGATCGTCGCCTGCCGATTACGAACCGCTACCGTGATCGGCCCGAGGGATAGCAGAGGCGAGGCTGCTTCCCGAGCCGACTGGCGTTCTGTACTGGGGAGTACCCACCCAACCTGGACCCTGACGAATGGGGCGAGAGTGACCGGTTAAAAAAGCTGTCGGGGGCGTTTCTCCTAAAGAGGTTAATCGATCTGGTATACTTAAAACTACCAACCGGTGCTTTGATCGTCCCAGTGAGTAGCGCAAGGGCCGGGCTACAGGAGGGGCCACGGCTGACGAGGTGGGGGCTGTTCGGACGAATCAGCGGGGAGCCCCCAGGGAAGATCACTTCCCTGTGAAGGGAGCGCACAAAACTGGCTGGCAACGGCCAGGACAAAACGCTCTCAGTGATATAGCTGGAGCAGGGCTATTCCGGGCGGAAGAGGGTGCCGTCCAGGCACCGGGGGCGGCCTGTCTTTGGCGGTCTGGAGCAAACCTGTTCTCTCTATACCACATCACAGACGGAAAGGATACCCTGCCTCATGTGCGGGATTATTGGCTACGTCGGTGCCGCTGGCACCGATGTTACGTCCATTTTGCTTGACGGGCTACGTCGACTTGAATACCGGGGCTATGACTCTACCGGCATTGCTGTTCTGACGGCCAGTGGCGAATTGCAGGTCTATCGCCGTGCAGGCAAGCTGGCCAATCTGGCGGCAGCGGTCGAGAACGGGGCCCGTCCAGCCCCCGGTTCCCTGGGAATCGGTCATACCCGCTGGGCCACCCACGGGCGTCCCAGCGATACCAATGCCCACCCGCATGCCGACTGCGACGGGCTTATCACCGTGGTGCATAACGGCATTATCGAGAACTATGCCGAGCTGCGCCAGCGCCTGGAACAGGAAGGGCATTCCTTCCGTTCCGAGACCGACACCGAAGTATTGGCTCATCTTGTTGAGCGTGCCTATCGCGGCGAAGCCCAGGGTGATCTGCTGGAGGCCGTACGTCTGGCCCTGCAGCCTGTGCGTGGCTCCTATGCTATGGCCGTCCTCTGTCGCGAGCAGCCCCAGCTTCTGGTCGGGGCGCGCTACAACGGCCCCTTCCTGGTAGTGGGCCTGGGCGAGCGCGAGCACTTTCTGGCCTCCGATATCGCGGCCTTCCTCAAGTATACGCGGCGGGTCGTCATCATTGACGAAGGGGAACTGGTGGCCCTGCGGCCCGAGGGCCTCACCATTCAACGTCTGGATGGGACCTTTGTCGAGCGAGCCCCGACCACCGTCGAGTGGGACGCCGAAGCCGCTGAGAAGGGTGGCTACCCTCACTTCATGCTCAAAGAGATTTATGAGCAGCCAGAGGCCTTCACGCGCTCGCTGCTGGGGCGCGTGCGCGCGGGTCAGCTCTGCCTGCCCGAGTTGGAGGCGCTCCAGCACTCCGGGGCCTTGGAGAAGGTCAGGCGCATAGTCATTGTTGCCTGCGGTACCTCCTATCACGCGGGCCTGGTCGGGAAATATGTCATCGAGCGCTGGGCGCGTCTGCCCGTCGAAGTGATCACGGCGGGAGAGTTCCGCTACGCTGATCCCCTGGTCGGGCCGGACACCCTTTGTATCGCTGTTACCCAATCGGGTGAGACCGCCGATGTGCTCGTCAGCGCACGTCAGGCGCGAGAGCAAGGGGCGCCAGTCGTGGCCATTACCAATGTTGTGGCCAGTGCAGTGACGCGACTGGCCGACGCCGTGCTCTATATTCAGGCGGGGCCGGAGATCTGCGTGGTGGCTACCAAGACCTTCATTGCCACCCTGGCCCAGCTCTACCTGCTTGGTCTCTTCCTGGGCCTACAGCGAGGCACCCTCCGTCCCGAGCGGGCCAGTGAGGTCTTGCAGGCCCTGGAGCAGCTACCGGCAAAGATTCAGCGGATTCTCGACCGCGCGGCGGCGAATGATCCCATTGCGCCACTGGCACGTGAGCTGGCCCCGCTTCAGAGCGTCATGTTCATCGGGCGCGGCGTGGGCTACCCGACAGCCCTGGAGGGTGCCCTCAAGCTCAAAGAGGTTTCCTACATCCACGCCGAGGGCTTCCCTGCTGGCGAACTCAAGCACGGCTCTATCGCCCTGCTTGATCCTGAGACGCCGCTGGTGGCCATTGCTACGGCCTCGCACGTCTACGAAAAAGTGGTCAGCAATATGCAGCAAGTCCGCGCGCGCGACGCCCGGGTGATCGCAGTGGCCACCGAGGGAGACGAAGCCATTCGCGAGCATGCCGACGTCGTCCTCTACGTACCGCCGACACTGGAGGAGCTGAGCCCTGTGCTGGCGGCGATCCCCCTTCAGCTCCTGGCCTATCACGCGGCAGTCGCCCGTGGCTGTAACGTTGATCAGCCGCGCAACCTGGCCAAGTCGGTGACCGTGGAGTAGAGAAAAGAAAAGAAGAAGGTCCGGCGCTGCGAGCGCTGGCGGACCGCGGTGAGCGAGCAAGAAGGGTCCGCCTCCCGCAAGAGGAGGCGGACCCTATTCGTTGCGAGGTGGTTGCAGTCGGAGGATAGTGAAGGAAGAAGTGTCGCAGAGTGAGTTATTAAGGGACACAGAGTCTGCACAGCAGAGCAGTGGACATAGTCGGCTGCCCGGCGAGACAATGGCCGCTCGTAGCCTATCACTGGCTGCCTGATCAGATGCCCATGATGCGATAGACGTAGTTCTGGGTTTCGGCTGGCATGCAACTCAGCCAGGCGCCGCCGCAGGAGTTGAGGGCGTTTTGCAGGTTGCCGGAGCCGGCGTTATAGGCGGCCAGGGCTTTAGCGTAGTCACCACCGTAGCTACGGGCATAGCTGGCCATCAGGCGGGCGGCTCCACGCAGGGCCTCAACTGGATTCCAGGGATCAATGCCCAGGCCCGCGGCAGTACTGGGCAGAAACTGAGCGATGCCCACAGCGCCCGCGGGTGAAACCGCATAGGGGTTGAAGCCGCTCTCAGTATTGATCTGGCGCACGAAGTAGACAGGCGAGATACCGGCGTCGAGAGCTGCCTGCTGGGCGATGAGGACATAGGGACTGTTAGGGATGGTCATAAAGGGCAGATTGGGCGGGTTGAAGTTGAGGAGGGGGGTGCCCCCGCCCCCGCCATTATTGGCATCCGTTGGCTGCTGGTGGGCGGCAATCTGCCAGGCCGTTTGCTGATTCTGAATCCATTCCCTGATCCCGCCGAGAAGAGGAACGGCGTTGCCACCGGCTAGCGGTGAGAGCGTAAGCATCGTCACCAGGATCGCCATGACCAGCACTGTGAGAATAATGCTCTGGCGCTGGCGGACGCTCAACCGCCGCGGATTCGCCGGCTCCTGCGCCGGCTGGCGGGGCCGCTCGGCAGGGATGACTACCATACGCCGTGGCTGCTCCAGTGTCGCCTGCAGAGTGGCAAACAGGTCGACCAGATTGCCTGTGGTTTGGGGCTGACGCGGTAGCTCTGCAAGCTGATCGGTCGTTCCCGAGCCTTCCGCCAGGGCCGCCGTTGACAGCGGCTGGGGGAGCGAGACGGGCAGGGGAGCTGGCGGCACTGCTGGCTCAGGCTCTGGGCCTGGAGCAATAGCCAGGTATTGATCAGTGGTCGGCGTCAGCTGCCTCCGCAGTGGCTCCGTCGTGAAAGGAGCGGTGGCACCGGAAGTACCAGGCTGCTCATGGGAGGGCAGGCGACTGGATACGGTGGAGAGCGGGCCGGTCGCCGGCCAGGAAAATGGCCCAAAAGGAGCAAACTGATGATGGACCTGCTCACCGGGCCTGGCCGTGGTCTGTGGTCGTGAAGAGGCCTCTACTCCTGAAGCTGAACCGGCTAAGTGCACTCCTTGTGCCTGCTCGCCCGCCGATTCAGGCCCTCCGACACCCTGAAACGGCGGGAACGGGCGAAACTGCGGCATATTTGATCAACCTCGCTGCTCTGCTGACGTTTTACCTGGTTGTGAGTCTACCTGCATAGACCAATGTGTGTCAATTTAGCCAGGCGCAGGAGCAGCGCAAATTAGTACCAAACTCCCAAACACCGGCCCCAGTCTTAACCCGGACACTCGATCTGATTCAAATGCCGCTAATAACTCTGATATGATCTGTCGACCAGGAAGGATTGCGGTCAGCTTAACTGGCTGACAGCCGGGCACCCGCCTCGCTGGCGCTGGGGCCCAGCAGCTCGCTGGCTTGCCAGGCGCTGAGGCTCGTACGCAACGCTGCGAGGATAGCCTGCTGAGTCGGGGTGGTCGCCTGGGGTGCAGTACCTGGCTGCTGGCTGGAGAAGCCCAGGTAGAGCAGAGTGCGTGCCAGGCTGAGGGCTTCGTAGTAGTTGGCACTGGCCAGGGCCTCTAAGAGCACAGGCAGGGCGAATTGCAGGCGCCGGCGCGGCAGCAGACGCAGCAGCGCGCTGCTGTCAGCGACGACGCTGTTGCGCGCCCACGGCAGGGCATCGTAGTCGTCGGCAACGGCCTGGGGACTGGCAATCGCCCGGACAAGCAGGCGGACGGCTCGCTGGGGAGCCTCGGCGCGCAGCCGGCGCGTTAAAGCGCTGGCGGCCCCCAGACGAACGATGGGCGCCTCGTGGGCCTTGAGCAGAGCCAGCAAGCGAGCGCGCACGATCGGCTGATCGCCGGCGAGCTGGGCCAGGGCCAAGGCCAGCGCCGCTCGTAGACGAGCCTCCTTTTCCTCCTCCAGGCGGCGCAGCAGGATGGGCTGCAGTTGTCTCTCCTCCTCGGGAAGCCAGGAAATCAGATAGAGGCTATGCAGGCGCAGCTGCGGCTCGCTGGCCTCCACCAGCTCCAGATAAAGGGGCAGGCCCCTTAACAAAAGGCTGCGCAGGCTCTCTGGCTCGCTGGTCGCAGCGCTTGACGTGGCTGGCCAGTCGCGCGCCAGCTCGGCCAGCAGGAGCACGAGCGCGGCCCGCTCAGGCAGCTCCGGCTGACGCAGCAAGCTCAGCAAGGCTGTTACGATGGTGGCCCTGTCTTCTTCCGACCAATCGCTCTTAAAAAGCCGATAGAGGGTGGCACTACGATGCGGCAGGTCGTCCCGGGTCAGTTGCTGAACCAGGGAAAGTGGCGCAGAGCATGCCCCGGCTTCTGTTGGTATTGTCTTCTCGCTCTTCATGGTGGACTCAGGCTTTCGCACGACGTGCGCTGGAACGGCAGTGAAGCCGCCTGCTCCTGCCAGTGGCTGGCAGCGCACGCAGGCCGCTGTACTCGAACATATTTTCAGGGTCTTTCTCTCTATTTCTCACCCGGCCCGGAGAAAACGGAAGAGGAAAAAAGGGCGAGACAGCTTCAAAAGGTGTAGCATTGCTAATAAGGTGAGAAAGTGTCAATGGGCGAGCAATCGAATCGGTCACTCCAGGTCGATGATAAAGGCTGAGGTCAGCGTTGGCTGGACGATTAATTGACGATAGATCTCTCCCATGCGCTCCGGAGAGTACGGCATATCGTGTTCGATCCACCACTGGATGAGGGCAATAGAGGAAGCAACCAGATGGTGGGCAGCAATTTCTGCCGGCACCGGGCTATCTGGACGCGGCTTGTTCTGGCGCAGGACATTTTCGCTGCCGCGCTGAA
This Thermogemmatispora onikobensis DNA region includes the following protein-coding sequences:
- the glmS gene encoding glutamine--fructose-6-phosphate transaminase (isomerizing), producing MCGIIGYVGAAGTDVTSILLDGLRRLEYRGYDSTGIAVLTASGELQVYRRAGKLANLAAAVENGARPAPGSLGIGHTRWATHGRPSDTNAHPHADCDGLITVVHNGIIENYAELRQRLEQEGHSFRSETDTEVLAHLVERAYRGEAQGDLLEAVRLALQPVRGSYAMAVLCREQPQLLVGARYNGPFLVVGLGEREHFLASDIAAFLKYTRRVVIIDEGELVALRPEGLTIQRLDGTFVERAPTTVEWDAEAAEKGGYPHFMLKEIYEQPEAFTRSLLGRVRAGQLCLPELEALQHSGALEKVRRIVIVACGTSYHAGLVGKYVIERWARLPVEVITAGEFRYADPLVGPDTLCIAVTQSGETADVLVSARQAREQGAPVVAITNVVASAVTRLADAVLYIQAGPEICVVATKTFIATLAQLYLLGLFLGLQRGTLRPERASEVLQALEQLPAKIQRILDRAAANDPIAPLARELAPLQSVMFIGRGVGYPTALEGALKLKEVSYIHAEGFPAGELKHGSIALLDPETPLVAIATASHVYEKVVSNMQQVRARDARVIAVATEGDEAIREHADVVLYVPPTLEELSPVLAAIPLQLLAYHAAVARGCNVDQPRNLAKSVTVE
- a CDS encoding cation:proton antiporter, whose amino-acid sequence is MPIPLVESYLILFLLIALVTILVTRWIAVPYTLGLVIVGLLLSALHLLPPLQLDPELVLFVFLPALLFEGAWSLNWQLLKNEWRSIFFLAGPGLILSLCLIAALLHWLEGLDWRVAFLLAAILSPTDPVAVLSLFRQLHLDERLAVIIEGESLFNDGVAGALYQVFLAVVLLALPAESTQPATGLPLPLMGLLLFLLEGGGALVLGLFGGWLLCQLLRHIDDALSEIGLTILAAYGLYLLADRLHLSAIITVIVVGLLLGNYGRRIGMSATTRAAVDTFWSVVAFIANALLFLLIGAQLNPLALPPLPGGALVSLLSAAFAIGVVLLARLFLVLLLAARSWLTIAGRKGLLPFTWQLVIFWGGLRGALSLALALALPLTLPQRPLILASTGAVVLFTLLVQGLSMRWLLLRLPSLRDHQIAADSDAEADQPPPAAPGKSGTGQVAEDR
- a CDS encoding lytic transglycosylase domain-containing protein, which encodes MPQFRPFPPFQGVGGPESAGEQAQGVHLAGSASGVEASSRPQTTARPGEQVHHQFAPFGPFSWPATGPLSTVSSRLPSHEQPGTSGATAPFTTEPLRRQLTPTTDQYLAIAPGPEPEPAVPPAPLPVSLPQPLSTAALAEGSGTTDQLAELPRQPQTTGNLVDLFATLQATLEQPRRMVVIPAERPRQPAQEPANPRRLSVRQRQSIILTVLVMAILVTMLTLSPLAGGNAVPLLGGIREWIQNQQTAWQIAAHQQPTDANNGGGGGTPLLNFNPPNLPFMTIPNSPYVLIAQQAALDAGISPVYFVRQINTESGFNPYAVSPAGAVGIAQFLPSTAAGLGIDPWNPVEALRGAARLMASYARSYGGDYAKALAAYNAGSGNLQNALNSCGGAWLSCMPAETQNYVYRIMGI
- a CDS encoding NAD+ synthase, encoding MHIVPLRIALAQINVTVGDLDGNAEKIWTAMREAHQAGAHIVCTPELALTGYPPEDLLLKPGFVSANLRRLQWLIERSKELPGLTAIIGYVDRDEDIYNAAAVIGGGRLYGTYHKHYLPNYSVFDEYRYFQAGRTAPLFLINGVHVGITICEDIWYPAGPLTLQAHAGAEVIININGSPYHAGKRHFREQMLATRAADNGLIVAYLNLVGGQDELVFDGGSMVFNEQGRLIARAKQFEEDLLVVDLDVASVFRSRLHDPRRRQERLELHPEEVPMIVVSAESMPPPTLDGRPLLGTSQRIEPALERLAEIYAALVLGTRDYVRKTGFSKAIVGLSGGIDSSLTAVIAADALGAENVLGVSMPSAYSSEGSKTDARQLAENLGIQLITVPIEEIFRTSLRVMAPALGEGDHGLAAENLQARIRGNILMTISNKLGPIVLTTGNKSEMATGYSTLYGDMAGGFAVLKDVPKTLVYELSRYRNSLGERPVIPQAVLEKAPSAELRPGQRDSDSLPPYELLDPILQAYAEEDRSFEEMVAMGFDPGLVERVMQLVDRSEYKRRQAPPGVKITPRAFGRDRRLPITNRYRDRPEG
- a CDS encoding CoxG family protein, with amino-acid sequence MDVEGAYTLQATPEEVWKCLMDQQILRQVLPGVEHLEALDENRYAIRLAVRHAPLRGSYEGLVTVSDQEYPHCYRITVEGESRHGPVRGEGWVRLLRREHNTVVSYQGVLNVGRAGLLPAPVLRGTTKMLIQQFFLGLADQLRVMRPPEIEEASEVAAQPNQVSAQRQERAWPPEAIRASESGLPARGRTPLHSLVRRLRLGGGDPQAEERWVQAIRRTAMLAVLLLLVWVGTRLPRRLLA